Proteins encoded by one window of Actinocorallia herbida:
- a CDS encoding tyrosine-type recombinase/integrase, which translates to MPYVIQRADKDGKPRYTGMYRTKDGPYRSAGTYDDHRRAYEVAEQEEQHIHSLLQETSPADKARMTFLEFGETRFFPRHRASAATMQGYFSVAQLYIYPYLGRLRVSEVNRETYYNLLIKTLPQAEVPHSAILATRKVLSAMCEMAWNEGYRSNNPVRSIRLPSAPTKPVLVASHDQWRLLEEALTYPPARLHARLNVTTWARRCELISLRPCDFDFGKQLLTITRSSVRVGARFHPTGRAGWITNPHPKNGDWRRFTISKQMCTALQDHIDEYSIADDALLFPQWMFAYKGLITPDQAADPDLPPLITKTGKIHHHGTTGARYGMNCTCPKCRSFAAAYQRDWRRRQPTTSTRANPFRTDGTEFLTPAVWTRFWNHARAQASLPPTFTPYNARHTGISWAIAKGIDLQKVRQRAGHGSLEVTSRYAAILNEEDTTLADALEEIFDTFTP; encoded by the coding sequence ATGCCCTACGTCATCCAGCGAGCCGACAAGGACGGCAAACCGCGCTACACGGGCATGTACCGGACGAAGGACGGACCGTACCGCTCCGCCGGAACCTACGACGACCACCGCCGAGCTTACGAGGTCGCCGAGCAGGAAGAGCAGCACATCCACAGCCTCCTCCAGGAGACCAGCCCCGCGGACAAAGCGCGCATGACCTTCCTGGAGTTCGGCGAGACCCGCTTCTTCCCCCGCCACAGAGCCAGCGCCGCGACCATGCAGGGCTACTTCTCCGTCGCCCAGCTCTACATCTACCCCTACCTCGGCCGTCTCCGCGTCAGCGAGGTCAACCGCGAGACCTACTACAACCTCCTCATCAAGACCCTCCCCCAGGCCGAAGTCCCCCACAGCGCCATCCTCGCCACCCGCAAGGTCCTCTCGGCCATGTGCGAGATGGCCTGGAACGAGGGCTACCGCTCCAACAACCCCGTCCGCAGCATCCGCCTCCCCTCCGCTCCCACCAAGCCGGTCCTCGTCGCCAGCCACGACCAATGGCGCCTCCTGGAGGAAGCCCTCACCTACCCTCCGGCCCGCCTCCACGCCCGCCTGAACGTCACCACCTGGGCCCGACGCTGCGAGCTCATCAGCCTCCGCCCCTGCGACTTCGACTTCGGCAAACAGCTCCTCACCATCACCCGTTCCAGCGTCCGCGTAGGCGCCCGCTTCCACCCCACCGGCCGTGCCGGCTGGATCACCAACCCCCACCCCAAGAACGGCGACTGGCGCCGCTTCACCATCTCCAAGCAGATGTGCACAGCCCTCCAGGACCACATCGACGAGTACAGCATCGCCGACGACGCCCTCCTCTTCCCCCAGTGGATGTTCGCCTACAAGGGCCTCATCACTCCCGACCAGGCCGCAGACCCCGACCTCCCTCCCCTCATCACCAAGACCGGCAAGATCCACCACCACGGCACCACGGGCGCCCGCTACGGCATGAACTGCACCTGCCCCAAATGCCGCTCCTTCGCAGCCGCCTACCAACGCGACTGGCGCCGCCGCCAACCCACCACCTCCACCCGAGCCAACCCCTTCCGCACCGACGGCACCGAGTTCCTCACCCCCGCCGTCTGGACCCGCTTCTGGAACCACGCCCGAGCCCAAGCCTCCCTCCCGCCCACCTTCACCCCCTACAACGCCCGCCACACCGGCATCAGCTGGGCCATCGCCAAAGGCATCGACCTTCAAAAAGTCCGCCAACGAGCCGGCCACGGCAGCCTAGAAGTAACCTCCCGCTACGCCGCCATCCTCAACGAAGAAGACACCACCCTCGCTGACGCCCTAGAAGAAATCTTCGACACATTCACCCCCTGA
- a CDS encoding VOC family protein, translated as MPLSAYQLRTSIAVSDIQEAVAFYEGKLGLEVLESGPSARIVDGSRVYGSGGGPALNVYQSVTAGKTPATLATWYVDDIDLIVDELVSSGVEFVRYDQFEHDAKGITARAGGGRIAWFQDPDGNTFALEADS; from the coding sequence ATGCCCTTGAGCGCTTATCAACTCAGGACTTCGATCGCCGTGTCCGACATACAGGAGGCTGTCGCGTTCTACGAAGGCAAGCTGGGCCTGGAGGTGCTGGAGTCCGGACCCAGCGCCCGCATCGTTGACGGCAGCCGCGTCTATGGTTCTGGTGGGGGGCCGGCGTTGAATGTGTACCAGTCGGTCACTGCCGGGAAGACCCCGGCGACCTTGGCGACGTGGTACGTCGACGACATCGATCTGATCGTTGACGAGCTCGTCTCGTCCGGTGTCGAGTTCGTCCGCTACGACCAGTTCGAACACGACGCCAAGGGGATCACCGCTCGGGCCGGCGGTGGACGTATCGCGTGGTTCCAGGACCCGGACGGCAATACCTTCGCCCTCGAGGCCGACAGCTGA
- a CDS encoding alpha/beta fold hydrolase, which translates to MSTQVLRLPEVDLVYDVHGPLPTPDGRPPVVMIGQPMDAGGFGALVSHFTERTVITYDPRGLGRSTRKDGRADHTPQTQAEDVHALIETLGAGPVELFASSGGAVTALALVTAHPTDVTTLVAHEPPLLSVLPDARLAARARAAVRDVYQARGWGAGMAAFIAMTSWQGEFTDDYFTQPAPDPAQFGLPTEDDGSRGDPLLSDLSWPVSDYHPNAARLLAAPTRIIIAVGEESLPLLTGRTSLATADLLGRQPTVFPSHHGGFIGGDHGHSGRPEAFARKLHEVLTEPT; encoded by the coding sequence ATGAGCACACAGGTTCTGCGGCTGCCCGAGGTCGACCTCGTCTACGACGTCCATGGCCCGCTGCCGACCCCGGATGGGCGCCCACCGGTCGTCATGATCGGCCAGCCGATGGACGCCGGCGGGTTCGGCGCTCTGGTGTCCCACTTCACCGAGCGCACCGTGATCACCTACGACCCGCGAGGGCTGGGCCGCAGCACGCGCAAGGACGGCCGCGCCGACCACACGCCCCAGACCCAGGCCGAAGACGTGCACGCCCTCATCGAGACTCTGGGCGCGGGCCCGGTCGAGCTCTTCGCCAGCAGCGGCGGCGCGGTCACCGCACTCGCCCTGGTGACCGCCCACCCCACCGACGTGACCACCCTCGTCGCACACGAGCCGCCACTCCTGTCGGTGCTCCCCGACGCCCGGCTCGCCGCACGCGCCAGAGCCGCCGTTCGAGACGTCTACCAGGCCCGCGGATGGGGCGCCGGAATGGCGGCCTTCATCGCGATGACGTCATGGCAGGGCGAGTTCACCGACGACTACTTCACCCAGCCCGCACCGGACCCCGCCCAGTTCGGCCTGCCGACCGAAGACGACGGCTCCCGAGGCGACCCGCTCCTGTCCGACCTCTCCTGGCCCGTCAGCGACTACCACCCGAACGCGGCACGACTTTTGGCCGCCCCGACCCGGATCATCATCGCCGTCGGCGAGGAATCCCTCCCCCTCCTCACCGGCCGCACCTCCCTGGCCACCGCCGACCTTCTAGGCCGGCAGCCGACCGTGTTCCCCAGCCACCACGGCGGCTTCATCGGCGGCGACCACGGCCACTCAGGCCGGCCAGAAGCCTTCGCCCGCAAACTCCACGAGGTCCTCACCGAACCGACCTGA
- a CDS encoding XRE family transcriptional regulator, whose amino-acid sequence MTETISPAASLAERIEWLIVNSWPDEVPQKETNVEIAEAVVAGTGVEMSGTTVWKLRTGRQENPQFRTLTALAVFFGVPIGYFGFPGEAAPIDDDLTHRALLRELRAGAIRPDVLRALIGLSPGTRHLLDEIVLAAAAADRRGRA is encoded by the coding sequence ATGACCGAGACGATTTCGCCCGCGGCGAGCCTCGCCGAGCGGATCGAATGGCTGATCGTGAACTCCTGGCCGGACGAGGTCCCGCAGAAGGAGACCAATGTGGAGATCGCGGAGGCGGTCGTGGCCGGGACGGGGGTGGAGATGTCGGGGACGACCGTCTGGAAGCTGCGCACCGGACGCCAGGAGAATCCGCAGTTCAGGACGCTCACGGCACTCGCCGTCTTCTTCGGCGTGCCGATCGGCTACTTCGGCTTCCCCGGTGAGGCAGCGCCGATCGACGACGACCTGACCCACCGGGCGCTCCTGCGCGAACTCCGCGCTGGAGCGATCCGTCCGGACGTGCTCCGGGCCCTCATCGGACTTTCCCCCGGCACGCGCCACCTGCTCGACGAGATCGTCCTCGCCGCGGCGGCCGCGGACCGGAGAGGCAGAGCCTGA
- a CDS encoding sulfite oxidase has protein sequence MERISLPGRVAGPDEGIGADELALAARNHGMPLEALRYDVTPAGLHYLLIHYDIPYGLPEEWRLEVDGPRGPVSFDLGTLRRFPVETVRVTMECAGNGRARLRPRPVSQPWLLEAVGTADWTGVPLRLVLDEAGLTDPTTELVFTGADHGLERGVEQDYERSLPFAEATRPEVLLAYEMNGLPLPPQHGGPLRLIVPGWYGMAHVKWLRRIRPVEPPFDGFQQTVAYRLRQEPDEEGVPVTRIQPRALLEPPGFPDFMSRTRLVRPGPLTLRGRAWSGRSPLVRVEVSTDDGTTWHDAALTPEDSAHPWAWRSWTFPWTAPPGDHVLAVRASDTSGPQPPSPPWNLGGFANNTAHRVSVICLPS, from the coding sequence TTGGAGAGGATCAGTCTTCCTGGCCGGGTCGCCGGCCCGGACGAGGGCATCGGCGCGGACGAGCTCGCGCTGGCGGCACGGAACCACGGCATGCCCCTGGAAGCCCTGCGCTACGACGTCACCCCCGCGGGCCTGCATTACCTGCTGATCCATTACGACATCCCTTATGGCCTCCCGGAGGAGTGGCGGTTGGAGGTCGATGGCCCGCGAGGACCCGTCTCCTTCGATCTTGGGACGCTGCGAAGGTTCCCGGTCGAGACCGTCCGGGTCACGATGGAGTGCGCGGGCAACGGTCGCGCTCGCCTGCGCCCCCGCCCGGTCAGCCAGCCGTGGCTGCTCGAGGCGGTCGGCACGGCGGACTGGACGGGAGTGCCCCTGCGCCTTGTCCTGGACGAGGCAGGGCTCACCGATCCGACGACCGAACTCGTGTTCACCGGAGCGGATCACGGGCTGGAGCGGGGCGTCGAGCAGGACTACGAGCGCAGCCTCCCGTTCGCGGAGGCCACCCGCCCGGAAGTCCTCCTCGCCTACGAGATGAACGGGTTGCCCTTGCCGCCCCAGCACGGCGGCCCGCTCCGCCTGATCGTCCCCGGCTGGTACGGCATGGCCCACGTGAAATGGCTCCGCCGCATCCGTCCCGTCGAGCCCCCCTTCGACGGATTCCAGCAGACCGTCGCCTACCGGCTGCGCCAAGAACCGGACGAGGAGGGAGTCCCCGTGACCCGGATCCAGCCCCGGGCTCTGCTGGAACCCCCCGGATTTCCGGACTTCATGTCCCGGACCCGCCTCGTCCGCCCTGGCCCGCTGACGCTGCGCGGCCGCGCCTGGTCGGGCCGCTCCCCGCTCGTCCGCGTCGAGGTGAGCACCGACGACGGCACCACATGGCACGACGCGGCCCTCACCCCCGAGGACTCCGCGCACCCCTGGGCCTGGCGCTCCTGGACGTTCCCCTGGACCGCACCCCCAGGCGACCACGTCCTCGCCGTCCGAGCCTCCGACACCTCTGGTCCCCAGCCGCCTTCCCCGCCCTGGAACCTGGGCGGCTTCGCCAACAACACCGCCCACCGGGTCTCCGTGATCTGCCTTCCTTCCTGA
- a CDS encoding SPFH domain-containing protein, which produces MFGWRVPLPDEAMLISGGKTSEKYSAPFRVIIGHGAFVVPVFRKVEFMSLSMHEAEVADTCVTRQGISLKVKAIIAFKVGNDLESIVNAGQRFLSDQAQMAVLTGRIFSGHLRAIVGSMTVEEIVTERQKLAIAVLDTATPEMAKIGLVIDSLQIQSIDDMGAGYIDAMAAPHVAAIQRQAQIAQAQAAQQSAEAAQESERNQAEYARQTAIVKAQYKAEVDRAQAESAQAGPLALANAQQEVLMAQTELAQRAAELRQQELVSEIVRPAEADAERIRILAEAEAERMRIQAAAAASHDRVALDRMLIEQLPLIVEKAAAGLERANVNILNGADGLSEVAAGLVGQGLAILETVKKGIDKDDKPQLPA; this is translated from the coding sequence ATGTTCGGTTGGCGAGTCCCCCTGCCCGACGAGGCGATGCTGATCTCCGGCGGCAAGACCTCGGAGAAGTACAGCGCTCCGTTCCGCGTGATCATCGGACACGGGGCCTTCGTCGTCCCGGTGTTCCGCAAGGTCGAGTTCATGTCGCTGTCGATGCACGAGGCGGAGGTCGCCGACACCTGCGTGACCCGCCAGGGCATCTCGCTGAAGGTCAAGGCGATCATCGCCTTCAAGGTCGGCAACGACCTGGAGAGCATCGTCAACGCCGGTCAGCGCTTCCTGTCCGACCAGGCGCAGATGGCGGTGCTCACCGGCCGGATCTTCTCCGGGCACCTGCGGGCGATCGTCGGGTCGATGACCGTCGAGGAGATCGTCACGGAGCGGCAGAAGCTCGCGATCGCCGTCCTCGACACCGCCACCCCCGAGATGGCCAAGATCGGGCTGGTGATCGACTCGCTCCAGATCCAGTCGATCGACGACATGGGCGCGGGCTATATCGACGCGATGGCCGCCCCGCACGTCGCGGCGATCCAGCGGCAGGCGCAGATCGCGCAGGCGCAGGCCGCGCAGCAGTCGGCCGAGGCCGCCCAGGAGTCGGAGCGCAACCAGGCCGAGTACGCGCGGCAGACCGCGATCGTCAAGGCCCAGTACAAGGCGGAGGTGGACCGGGCCCAGGCCGAGTCCGCCCAGGCCGGCCCGCTGGCGCTCGCCAACGCCCAGCAGGAGGTGCTGATGGCCCAGACCGAGCTGGCCCAGCGCGCCGCCGAGCTGCGCCAGCAGGAGCTGGTCAGCGAGATCGTCCGCCCGGCCGAGGCCGACGCGGAGCGGATTCGGATCCTCGCCGAGGCCGAGGCCGAGCGCATGCGCATCCAGGCCGCCGCCGCCGCGTCCCACGACCGCGTCGCCCTCGACCGGATGCTGATCGAGCAGCTCCCCCTGATCGTGGAGAAGGCCGCCGCGGGCCTGGAGCGCGCGAACGTCAACATCCTCAACGGCGCGGACGGCCTCAGCGAGGTCGCCGCCGGCCTCGTCGGCCAGGGCCTCGCCATCCTGGAGACCGTCAAGAAGGGCATCGACAAGGACGACAAGCCCCAGCTCCCCGCCTGA
- a CDS encoding ATP-binding protein produces MTAAKVQAGQSILEGYVRKPSVGLAELIWNAFDEDATTVTIACDYNDLGGLEEIVVSDNGNGMNLERAERAFSRVGDSWKLVSGTQSPAGRPVHGRHGRGRFAAFSLGNLVQWVSTAEQVQGGFATVHIDGRRTSLDSFDINAGPAESEETGTTVTIT; encoded by the coding sequence ATGACCGCAGCGAAGGTCCAGGCGGGGCAGTCCATCCTTGAGGGGTACGTCCGCAAACCCTCGGTCGGCCTGGCCGAACTGATCTGGAACGCCTTCGACGAGGATGCCACGACGGTCACCATCGCCTGTGACTACAACGATCTCGGCGGCCTCGAGGAGATCGTCGTCTCGGACAATGGCAACGGCATGAACCTGGAGCGCGCCGAGCGTGCGTTCTCCCGTGTCGGCGATAGCTGGAAGCTGGTCTCCGGGACGCAGAGCCCTGCAGGGCGCCCCGTTCACGGACGGCATGGCCGTGGCCGCTTCGCCGCCTTCTCCCTTGGCAACCTTGTCCAGTGGGTCTCGACCGCCGAGCAGGTGCAGGGAGGCTTTGCCACCGTTCACATCGATGGCCGGCGCACTTCTCTTGACAGTTTCGACATCAACGCCGGTCCCGCCGAGAGTGAAGAAACCGGCACCACTGTGACGATTACTTAG